In Zingiber officinale cultivar Zhangliang chromosome 1A, Zo_v1.1, whole genome shotgun sequence, a genomic segment contains:
- the LOC122010855 gene encoding nucleobase-ascorbate transporter 12-like, which produces MGSRRAIELGAVILILLSFVGKIGGFIASIPDVMVAGLLCCMWAMIAALGLSNLRYSETGSSRNNIIIGLSLFLSLSVPAYFQQYGLIPSSNSSVPSYFQPYVVASHGPIHTSSRGVNYVLNTLFSFHMVIAFIVAFILDNTVPGSRQERGVYVWSEPEAAKREPAITKDYGLPFRIGRMFTWVKWVGL; this is translated from the exons ATGGGTAGTCGGAGAGCTATTGAGCTCGGTGCTGTCATTCTCATTCTGTTATCTTTTGTTG GGAAAATAGGAGGATTTATAGCTTCTATCCCAGATGTCATGGTGGCTGGTCTTCTTTGCTGTATGTGGGCCATGATTGCTGCTCTGGGCTTGTCAAACCTGCGATACAGCGAGACTGGAAGCTCCAGGAATAATATCATAATTGGCCTCTCATTGTTTCTCTCATTATCAGTACCTGCCTACTTCCAGCAATATGGACTTATTCCATCTTCAAATTCATCCGTTCCAAGTTACTTCCAACCATATGTTGTTGCATCTCATGGACCTATTCATACAAGTTCTCGAGGG GTGAACTATGTTCTGAATACTTTGTTTTCATTTCACATggtgattgcatttattgttgcaTTTATTCTTGACAACACTGTTCCTGGGAGCCGTCAAGAACGTGGAGTATATGTTTGGTCTGAACCAGAGGCAGCAAAAAGGGAACCAGCCATTACCAAAGACTACGGCTTGCCTTTCAGAATCGGACGTATGTTCACATGGGTGAAATGGGTTGGCTTATAG